The Danio rerio strain Tuebingen ecotype United States chromosome 10, GRCz12tu, whole genome shotgun sequence genome contains a region encoding:
- the pmaip1 gene encoding phorbol-12-myristate-13-acetate-induced protein 1: MAKKEQTAVVECAQQLRNIGDLLNWKYKLLELIVTLQKIQMEGKR, from the exons ATGGCGAAGAAAG AGCAAACCGCTGTAGTAGAGTGCGCGCAGCAGTTGCGAAACATTGGAGATCTGTTGAACTGGAAATATAAGTTACTGGAGCTCATAGTAACACTCCAGAAAATACAAATGGAGGGGAAGCGATGA